Within the Geotoga petraea genome, the region TCAAACAGATGGGAGAGAAACAGCTGTGGGAATATTAATGGAACCAGTAGTAGCAGAGGAAGATGTTATGGTTACATATATGGTTCATGGTGCAGTAATAGAAAGTAAATTGACAAGTTATGATGAAGCAGCTAAAACCGATTTACCACACATAATTTTCGTATAAGAGGTGAAGACTTATGAAGAATATCTATAATTTATTAGATTCAAAGAAATTTGTGGATCATGTAATGAACAGACCACAAAGAAATTATTTGGGAGCAGCAATATTTCCTTCTGAACCAACTGATTCATTAAGATTTGAATATCTAAAAGGTGCTAATGCTAACCCAGTAATGGGTAATGTAATAGCGTGGGGTAAAGAAGCTCCTATAAGAGGTAGAGATAATATGGCAACTATCTCTGGTAAAATCAACGCTATCAAATTGAAAATGAATCTTGGTGAGGAAAATATGATCAAATTATTCGAATCAAGAAATTCTGGTAGCAATATACCTCAATCAGTAATAAAGAAATATTTTGATGATGTAATTTACACATATGACGGTGTAGAAAACAAAATAGAATACTTAAGAATGCAAGCTCTTTGTAAAGGTATTCTTGACTATACTAATGATGGTTATCAGATCACCGTTGATTATTTAATGCCAACTGAAAACAAACCAACTGTATCTACATTATGGAGTGATGAAACAAATTCAAATCCAGAAGCAGATATTTTCACATGGATGACTATGATAAAAGAAAATGGCGGATTAGCACCTACAAAAGCTATAACTTCAACAAAAGTATTAAATCACATATTGAACAACGCAAACCTAAGAAAAGCTATTTTAGGAGTTAATTCAGATAGATTATTGACTCAGAAAGATTTAAACGCTTATTTTGGTTCAAAAGGTTATCCTCAAGTTACTACATATGATTTACGAGCCAGAGATTTAGATGGAAATGTAAAAAGGTTCTTTGACGAAGACAAATTTGTTATACTTCCTGGAAATGGGCAAGCTGGTAAAACATTAGTAGCTCCTACAGCTGAATCATTATCAACAACAATGAAAAAAGTTAAAACATTGAAAGGTATTACAGTAACTCAATGGGAAACTAATGATCCAGTTGATTTATGGACAAAGGCAGCAGGTGCTCAAATAGTAACCATGCCTTATGCAGAACAACAAGTTTCAGCAACTGTAATATAAATAATGCCGCCCTTAATGGGCGGTTAATTTTTTAGAGGAGGAAAAAACATGAAATATAAGGTATTAAAGCCAGTTACTTATAAAGGGAAAGTTGTAAATGAAGGAATAATTGAATTAGACAAAAATGAAGTAAGAGATACATTAGTTAAAAGAGGAGTTTTGGAAGAAATAAAAAAAAATGAAAACTCTGATGAAAATAAGTTGACTGTTGAACAGTTAGAAGAAAATACAGTTCCAGAATTAAAAGAAATAGCTGAAAAAAAGAAAGTTGAATTAAAGGCAAAAGATACTAAAGAGGAGATAATCAAAAAAATAAGCGAAGTGATTTAAAATGACAAATCTAGAAAAAATGAAAATAGAATTGAGAGATCAAAATGGAACTATATTTAATGATACTGAGTTAGAATCTTTTTTAATAGATAATTCTCTAAATAAAAATGATGAATATGTATTAGAAAACAAGCCTAAATTAATGCTTTCAGTTAGAGATGCTTTAAGAAGCTTGCTAAGAGATTGGAATGCAGCTCAAACTAAAATATCAGGGGATATGCAAGAAAGCTATAGTAAAGGTGGAATAGTATCAGAAATAGAGAAAATAGAGAGGACATATCTAAATGATTTAATAATTGGAGCGATGGAGTATGAAGATTGAACTTGTAGGTTCTAAAGACATACAAAAAAAGATAAAACAAATGAAGAAAAATGTTGGTCCAGAAAAAAGAAGAATTATGTTTGGTCAGGCAACAAGTTTACTTAAAAATTATCTCCAAAGATTATATGATCAAGAACTTGAAACTTCAAAAATAAAGAATAAATTATTTACTGAACAAAGTAGTGATAATGGAAAATTATATACAGACCAAATTCATGCAACTTTTCTTGAGTATGGAACAAAGCCTCATGATATTTTCCCAAAAAGAAAACAAGCTCTATCTTGGTATGTTGGGCCAAAACCAAAACCTCAAGGTTATATGGGCGATTCAGGCAAATGGGCTGTAGCAAAACATGTAAGACATCCAGGAACGAAAGCAAGACATTTTTTTAAGAGAACTTTAGAAGACAACGAAAATAAAATCCTTGAAATATTTAAAAGAGGGATAGAAGATGTATAACGAATTATTAGATAAAATAAAAAATGATTTATCTGTTATAAAAAACAATGACATTTTAATATTTGACAAAGTAACTAAAGGAGCTACGAAATCGGATGATGATTTGAATGTAGCTTCTATTTTTTTAGCAAATTCAAACCACGGACAGTTAACTTCAAGGAGATATGAAACAGAGCCAACAATTAATTTAGTTTGTATTTTTAATAAAAAAAGAGATGATCTATCTCAAAATGAACTTTTTTTGCAAAGAAAGTATTCAGATATAGAAGTAATAGAAGATTATTTTAAACAAAATTTTGTACTAACAAATACAGAGTTTAGTGAAGATAATAATGGTTTATATGTAATGATAACATTCAAAACAAGTGAGGTGAAAGCAATATGAGTATAGGAACTGGTGCAAAGTCAGCAGTAACTATTGGGGAAGAAACTACTTTTGCTACCGAAGCAGAAGTTAAGTATAAAGTTCCATTTACTTCTGAAAGTCTTAATCATAGTGTAGAAACAAATCAATCAGAAGCATTGTTAGGAAACAGGGCTGTTAAATCTCTTGCTCCTGGAAAAGAAGGAGCTGAAGGTTCTATTGATTTGGAAGCTTATCCTGGTATTATGGGATTTTTGTTTTATTTAGCCCTAGGAAAATCTGTTGCTTATGATTCTAATAGTGATTCTACAGATGATTCAACAAAAATTATTCCTATTGGAATAACAGAGGATCTTCCTTCAGCAACTATAGAAGTAGATCATTCAGGAAATAAAATAAAATACACTGGTATGACAGTTAATTCATTGAGTTTTTCTGGAGCTGTAGGAGATATTCCAACTATGTCTGTAGATTTTACTGGTAAAGAAGAGATTATAGGAGCAGCTACTGTAAGTTCTACTCTCGTAGAACCAGGTGAGGATCCTTATTACTTTAAAGAATTAACTCTTTACAACGACGAATTTACAACCGTTGCTGATTTGTATTCATCTATTGATATAGAGATAAATAACAACATAGATGCAGATGATTATCGTTTAGACGGAACAGGAAAAAGAAAAAGTGTTACTGCTAATAAGTTAGAAGTTACTGGATCAGTAAACATTTATTTTGATTCTTCCGTTCTAACTAATGAATATAGCAAATACAAAAATTTTGAAGATGCTAAGATAGGTATTAAACTAGTAAAAGATACAGGCGAAGAATTACAGATATTTTTACCAAGAATAAAATTCACAGAAATGCCTCATGACATTGGTGGAGCAGATAAGATAAGTCTTAATGCTAATTTTACATCAATAATTCCAGCTTTAGGTGATGTTATTGAAGTTGTAGATAAAACTAACGATACAGGTACATATTAAGGAGGAATAGCAATGGCATTCATAATTGATACTAACAAAACTAAAAAAATATATTTTGATGAAAGAATGGAAGTTTCAGAAAAAGAAACTAAAGATTATGTAGAAATTTTAGCAGAACCAAACATTGAAGTAGTAGAAGATATTAAAAAAGCAATCAAACCAAAAAACTTAAAAATAGCTAGAGATATGTCTATGGAAATGGAAATGTCTAGTCTTGGCCATATACCTTTGGAAATCGTTGCAAAAGTTGTGAAGGGTTGGAGTGAAGATGAACCTTTAAATTTAAACACTTTAAAAACAAAGGTACACTCAAAACTAATAAACAATCTTTGGAATGAGATACTCCACGAATATGGATTAGATCAACAAAATGATATTAAGTTTTAATGGAGTAAAAGTTTTATTCAAAGAAATTGATTTAAAGTCTTTAATGACAATAGAAAATGGAGGAAGGATTTATGAGATCCTTCCTTTTTTAATTTTAGAGTGGAGTATTGATAAAGAAATAAGTTTTAAAAATGTATTGAATTTAAGTCCTGAAGCAGCGGAAAGGATTTATAAAGAATCGAGAAAAGAATATGATTTATTAGAAAATATTGAAGAAAATATGTTATCTGGATGGATAGCAAGTACTATAAAAAAGTCAGGTAATCAAAAAATATCTTTTAGAGGATTTGAAGATAAAGAAATTAAAGTAATTAAAGAATGTTTAAAAATAAAAAATACTCTATTTGATCACAGAGGAAATATGATTAGTTATCCAGAAAGAGGAGGATATTTAGAACAGAATGCAAAATATATGTACTTTTTAAGGATTTATCAAGAACAATTGAAAATACATTATAACAATCTATCAAAAAGAAAAAAATAGGAGGTGGCTGATATGGCTAATGCAGCTACCATGAGTATTATTATAAATGCAAAAGATATGGCTTCAAAAACTATAGCTGGTATAGGTGGTTCTTTGAATAATCTACAAAAAACAGCTAATAGAGTTCAAAGAAGCTTTAATGATTTTAAAAATTCATATAATGAATTAGCAAGAGGTGCAGAAATAGCTTTAGGTGCAATAGGTGCAGCTGGTGGAGCTATATTCATGTTTTCTAAAAATACAGAAAAGGCTATGGCTAATGCTTCAACAATGTTTAATAAGACTGCAAAAGATTTTGAAAAATATTTAGGAAAAGATATATCGAAAATATCAATGCAATATGGTCAAAACTTAGAATCAATGTGGCAAGCAACATATGATTTAGGATCAGCTGGAATTACATTAGAAAATGTCCCTGCAGTATTACAAAAAGTTGCTAAAGCAGCGGTTGCAGGTAATACTGATACATCTACAGCATTTACAGGAGCTATAAAACAGATAAAAGCTTTTGGTTTAGAAATAAAAGACCTTGAAAGAGTTTTCGCTGTACAATTCCAAAGTGTTCAAAAAGGGTTACTCACTTATGAAGAGTTAGCTCAATCAATACCAGAAGTTGCAGCGACAGCTAGAACTCTTGGTGAAAATTGGGTTGATGCAACAGCAACTTTTGCAGAATTAACAAAATATATGCCTGATGCCTCTCAAGCGGCTAATGCTCTATCAAATGTATATAATGAATTGACAGAGAAATCAGAAAGTTTGAAAGAAGCGGGTATTGAATTATATAGAGACGGAAAATTTATTGGTTTTTCAAAAGTTTTAAGACAAATAACTTCTCAGATTGATGGAAAAACAAATGAAGAAGTTGCACAGTTTTTCAATTCATTGGGTTTATCAGAAGAAGCTGGGAATGCTGTAAAAAGTTTAGTAAATAACTATGAAAGCTTGCAAAACACATTAAGCAGCACAACTGATGATGTTTCAGCTTTAAATGAAATGTTTGAAAAGCAAACAAGTACAGCAGAGTGGCAGTTTAGAAAATTAGTTGTTGTTTTAGACAACCTTAAGCAAACAATATACAGTGCTTTTAAAGATACATTAGGAAAATGGATTCAAAAAGCAGCTGTTTGGGTTCAAGGCCTTACGAGATGGATTGAAGAAAATAAAGACCAGTTTGTTGAATTAATAAGTGCTGTTGTAAGGCTTTTAGGAGTTATTATCGGATTCAATATCGCATTAAATATATTTAGCAAGTTAGGTTCAGTATTATCTGCTCTTACTAATCCTTTCACTTGGATATTGGGAGCAATTGCAGCAGTTTTCACAATGCTTGAAGATCAACAAAAGGAAGCTATATTTGAATGGATAGGCAAAGCTATAGACAATATAATTTCTTATGTAAAAGAGCTATTCTCATTATTGTCTAACGATGGATTTATGGCTGTATTACAAAAGATATTTAAAGATATTGGCAGTTTGTTTGGAAATATAGGCAACTTTACTATTGGGATAGCTGTTGAAGTTGTTAAATGGCTTGGAGACAAAATACCAGAATGGATAAATAAAGGTAAACAAGCTATTGATATGCTCATAGCTAAGGTTGATGAAAGTGGATTACCTCAATGGGCTAAGAATGTTTTAAAAGGAGCTTTAAATACAGCAAAATTAGCTTTAGAGTTAGCTGGTGATGCTTATGATTGGCTTTCTGGAATAATTGGTGCAACTAAAGAAATGTTTTTAAATATAAAAAATGGTGAAGATAGTCCCTTAAGTGCAGTATTAAAATGGTTATCTTCAATTGTAGATACAACTGTAAAATTTGGAATAAATATATTATCTGATGTTTTGGGTTGGCTTTATGGATTATTTGGGGCTGATTCAGAAGCAGTAGAAAATTTTAAAATAAATTTAGAAGGTACTGCATGGGAATGGTATGAAAAAATGAAAGAGTGGGAAGATAATGCAATACAGATTACATTAGACTTGTTGATGGGAAAAAATGAATTTGAAGATGGAACTTTATTTAATATAGGGCCATTCGGTGAAGAAAAGAAAAATGATGGTTGGTTAAAATATCTCATTCCATCACCAGAGATTTTTTTACCAGGTGGTTATAAAGGTGGACAATTTGATGTTGGTGGATATACAGGAGACGGGGGAAAATATCAACCTGCTGGGATAGTTCATGCGGGGGAATATGTTATTCCGCAGTGGCTTGTTAAAAAAGCTCCTGGACTTGTTGGAACGATTGAAAATGTCAGAAAACAAGGATACGCAAATGGTGGAGCTGTTGGATTTTTACCTGGTTATTTTGATGGTGGAGATGTTGTTGAATTATTAAAAAAATACTTCATAGGTGGGGAAGAAGATAGTGGAGTTAGTAAAGATATAAATACAACCACAGACACAGTTGGATATATATTTGATTTTGTTAAGAATTACATACCAGAGCAAGAAGAGGAGTTATCAGTTATTCAGCAAGCAGTGAATGAAATGCTTGGAATCCAAAAATCAGATGAAGAAAAACCAGAAAAAAGTAATGTAGAAAAAACCATAGATAAGTTATATACATTCTTTCCAGAAATGAAGCAGTATTACGATAAAGATAAAGGTGAAGCAGGTAATTTAGGTAAAATATTCTCTTTGGGTATGGCAGGGCAAGGGAGTATGAAAGATAACTTCCTTGGAGGTTTTGCTGGTTTATTTAAAGATTTAATAGGTCCTCTTGGAGAAGCTGTTGCAATGCTTTCAAATGTTCAAGCTCTTTTAAATCCAATAACAACAATTGTAGAAGGAATGATGACAATATTAGGGCCATTGATAAACAATGCTCTTATGCCTTTTGTCAATATACTTACAAATCTTGGTAAAATGCTTGGTACTTTATTAGTTCCTTTGTTAAATCCACTTTTAGCAGGATTGCAGATACTAGGTAATGTTTTAACTTGGGTATATAACAAAGTTTTAGTACCAATTGGAAAGGGAATGTATATAGTGTTTGCTTCAATAGCTTCTGGGTTTAATTGGGTATATAACGTCGTTTCAGACATAATAAAAGGCTTAACTTTTGGAGCTATAAACATGGGTAAAAGAGCAGTAAAATCAATGGATCAAATCATAAAAGAAGCAGGAGAAAAATTCCAGGAAATTGATATCAAAAAACAAGACGAATATAACACAGAATATAAGAGTTCAGTTACTAGCTCTGGCCCAGAAAATGTTTATAATACTTTTAATATAAATGCTAATGATAGTTTTATTCAAGATAGTCAAGAAAAATTCAAAACTTTAATATTCAAACTAATAAAAGAATATGAAAAAGAATCAGGTTTAAAATTTGCAACTTAATAACGAAGCCCTTCGGGGCTTCTTTTTATGGAGGTATTTATATGATTGCAAGTACAGAGAAACCTAAACAAATAATAATTTTAAATAGTAAAGATGATATAAAAAATGGAAAGGTGAAAGTTAAGTTTGCTTTTAGATATTCAATAATTGAAACAACAACAGAGCAAGCAACTTTCAATGAAGAAACAGGAGAAGAAGTAACTAATCAAGTGCTAGCATGGGAATATAAAGAATATATTTCTGAACAAGAATTTGATTTATTTTTAAAATCATCAATTCCAGATATATTAAAAAGTTTATACACAGAAATCAGCCCTAGGCTAGAAAGTTTAGGTGATTATGCAGATGTTGAATTACCTCGAGAGTTCGATATTTAATGCGTATAATTTGTATTATACGAAGCAAAGGAGTGAATTAAATGGCTTTAATAAAAGAAGATTATGGCTTAATATACAACGATGATGGTAGTTTATGTGTAACTGTTAGAGAAGATGATGTACCTTTTGAAGGAGTAAAATCTTATGCGATTGAGGAAAGTACAGAGAATTTAGTACCATCAAATCTTGCAAATTTTGAGGATTTGAATTGGGGATCTGTAAGTATAATATCCAGGGAAATTATAGAAGGTGGAGGATACAATGGTAGAAATGCTGTAAAAATTGTAAAAGATGACACTCAAATTAATTTTCAAATTTACGATACAAATATTACAAGTAATATTAAAAATAATATACAAGTTGGAGATAGAATTTCTTATCAAATTAAGTATAAAATAATAGATCCTGGGTCTGGTGGTACTTTTAATTTTAGAACATGGGGGTTTTCTACGACATATCCTATAAATGATATAGACATTGGTAATGGTTGGAAGTTAAGATATGGAACAAGCCCTGAATGGACAGATACTTCAGATATTACAGGATCTGTTGGTATTTCAGAAATGCCACCGAATAGTACAATTTTATTTTGTGATTTTCAAATTGAAATTAAGCCATATCCAACCTCTTTTGTTGATGGGAGTAGAGCAAAAGGGAAATTATATTTTTCTTCAGAAAAATTAAACACAAAAAATTATACATTGGATGATGGCTCAAAGGTTAATTTATTTAATAATCATGTTGTGTCATTTTGGTTTAAAGTTCCAAAAGTTCAAGATGAAGAAATAATCTCAGAAACTTATACTTGGGATTTTATTCAACAAATAATAGGAAACGACCATGATGTATTGACGGGTTCGCACAGAAGAAGGCAATGGGCGATTATAATCTCAAGACAAGATGGGGATTTAGGTATTTCAGCACCTTATTTAGGTTTTAGCCATTATGTTAATGTTTTAGATACGGTTGGAAATTATGAAGATAAGTGGCATCATATAGTTTTTATCTTTGATGTAATAAATGAAAGTTCAACTGAAATATATAGAGAACACAAAGTTTATTATGACGGAATTTTAAAAAGAGATGTATTTGCTAATTTATATGTTTCTGGTAGCCCATCAATAAACGATGATATATGGTTTAATGAAGATTATAGAAATCGTTCGAATTTAATCTCAAACCTTTTCATCGGCAAATATAAAGATGAGCAAGGAAATGTAATATGGACAGATGAATATATACAAGAAGTGTACGAAGCGAAGAAACCATTCAATACTAATTTATGAGTGCGTATAAGACTGATTATACGCATTTTTTTAATTGAGGTGATAATATGTTTCCTCCTATAAGCTATGATAATAGTTTTTTAGAATATATACGAAAACCAACACGAAATAAAAAAATAAAAGTGTTAGCTAAAATAGATGGTACAAACTTTTATGACATAAGTGAATACGTACAAAAAATAACAACAAACAACAAAATAGAATTGCTTGAAGATCCAGCAATAGACAACGCCAAGATAACAGTTGCCAACAAAAATAATATGTTCACTAAAACACAATTCAATGATGTTTTTGATCCAAGTGTGGGTAAGTTTAATGGCACTGTTGAGCAGAATTATCTTAACAAAGAATGGGAAATAAAAATATATGTAGAAATTAGTAATGAAGATGCAAATAAAATAGCAATTCCTCTTTTTACTGGAATAAAACCCGTTGGAGGGATAACAGAAAAACATAAAAAAGCAGAGATTGTTGTTAAAGATATTCTGCACTATGCGATTAATAAAGAGCTTACATATCCTTTGTTATATCCAAATTACACACCAAATAATATAATTTCAGACTTATTAACAAGAGCAGGAATAGCAGTAGAAAATCAAGACTTTCAATCTCTTACAACACCTTTCGAAGTTTATATAACCGAAGAAAACACTACTGTATGGAGAAATATTCTCAAAATAATAAAAGGTACACAGGCAAGATTTTCGGTAACTCCAGAAGGAAAAGTAATATACAGAACTAAGATAGAAAACTTTTATGACCCAGATATTGCTCTATCAATAGATGCAGATAAAATTCAAGAATATGAGCTTCTTGGAGACCAAAAATACAACAAAATAAAAGTAGAATCAGAGGGCTATAAAATAGATACATATATATCTAAAATAATCAATGTAGAACTTCAAGATGATGAGAATAGAACTATAAAAAAAGGAGAAATAGAAACATTTGACTTTGAATATAAATCAGATTTTGCAAAAGATGTAGCAAATACTGTGTTCATAAGTTATTCAAGTCCTAATACTGAAGGTATAGCTTATGACAGTGCTTTTTCTCTTAACGATTCAGACAGCAATATAAAGATCAACAAATTTGATATAAGACCAGATAAATTAATCTTAGAAATAGAAAACTTAAATACAAGCATAGATATACTCATTGATGCTCTTAAATTAGACGGTAGACAAATAAATAAAGTGTCATTAGAAAATCTCGTGAAAGTAAATAATACAGGCTTCCCAGACAAGGAATACGCTATAAAATCATTCTATAGTACTAAAGCAATGCTTTCAAATATTGCAGATGTAGCTGAGAATTTGATATCAAAAGATATAGTTTTTGAGTTGTCTCTAAATGAGTTTTATCCAGAGCTTTATGCTGGTAATTTGATTAATCTTACATTACCAGAAAAAGGAATTTCAAACGGTACATTCATAGTCAATTCAGTTACTCATAAGATAGAAGGATCTACATATAAAACAAACATTACAATAACAGAATACAAAGACGTAGTTTTTAATATAAATGACAAAGAATATGAAAAAATAAATACAGGAGCAGCTCCAGGAACAGGAGATCAAATTGATTTCATTCAAGGAGAAGTGGAAGAACTAAAAGGTGATGTAGAAGATCAGAAACAAAAGACCGATTTTCTTGATAGTAATGCACCAGCAAAACCAACCAATTTCTCTCTTCAAACACAATTCTTGAATAAACGCTCAGTTATAAAAATGAGTTGTGATGAAAATACAGAAACAGACCTTATTGGTTATGAATTTCAGTGGAGCTACGACCAGATTAATTGGAATTCTATACAATCAAAAGACAATCTAGCTCAAGCAGAAGTACAAGGTAATATAACAGTTTATGCAAGAGTTAGAGCTTTAGATGCAGAAGGGAATGCTTCGCTGTTTACTAATATTTTGAGTGTAACAACAGCAAAAGATTCAACTGCTCCTGCAACTCCAACAGGGATATCAGTAACCCCAAATTATGCAGGCGTAGTTTTCAAGCTTATACAAAACACAGAAGAAGATTTCAAAGAATATAAACTAACTATCAACACTGTAGAGTATGTATTTTCGAACAACTATATAGTGATAAGCGGGCTTCAACCAGAGACAACTTATAATTATTCTATTGTTGCTATAGACTATTCAGAAAACGAGTCCACTGCTGCAACTGGGAGTTTTACTACAGAAAGAAAAGCTGCTTCAGAAGAAGCTATTGATAACATAAACGGAAATATAACAAATATAAACACAGATATAAATACTATTAATTCAGATATTACAAGTTTAAATACTAATGTTTCCAATATAAATACAGATATAGATACAATACAAGTAAATATAAATGGAATGAATACTGATATAACAAACATAAACGAAAATATAACTAGTATAGAAACAACTCAAGGACAAATACAAACAACAGTTTCAAATCATGGTACAAGGTTAGATACAGCTGAAACGGATATAACTACAAACGCATCTCAAATTACACAAAATGCAGATGAAATATCAAGTTTAGTTACAAAAACTGGAGTTAATGATTTAGGAGAGACTGAAACATTAAGCTCTAAAATAAGCCAAAATGCAACATCAATAACTTCTGCAGTATCTAGAATAGATACAGCTGAAAATGATATATCAAACAATAACAATGCAATTTCAACTAATGCGACCCAGATAACTCAAAATGCTGATAATATTACTCAATTAGTAACTAAGACTGGAATTAATAATCTTGGTGAAACAGAGACTTTAATTTCAGAAATAACTCAAAATGCTGACAATATAACATCTATGGTTGGAATATTAAATTCAACTCCAGGAGCAACAAATCAATATACAGCTATAAAACAAAACGCAGACAGTATAACTACAGCTGTTTCAAGAATTGATACAAATGAAACGGACATATCTTCTAATTCATCATTGATTACTCAAAATGCAACTTCAATAAGTTCGACAGTTCAAAGATTAAATGATGTAGACGGTAATGGTACAAGCATGGAAAACAGCATCTCTGCTATAGTTCAAAATGCGGATGAAATATCAAGCACAGTGGAAGGAATAAAATATAAATATGCTCTAAGTGTACCAGAAGGAGCTATTGCTTACTGGTCTGATAGTTTATTTGACAAAATAAACGGATTAACTCCAGAGGGTTACACAGAAACTTGGCAACCTTATGAAAAAACACTTTCAACCATCGCACAGCACTCAGATGAAATATCTCAGAGAATAGTTGCAAAGGACATGGATACAGGCGAAGTGCTTAGAAATACGGAATTATTGATAAGTGATGGAAAAATACAAGTGATTGCTTCCATGTTTGAAGTCTTAGGTGATGCTATAGTAAATGGAACTATTTCAGCAGATAAGCTATCTTCTCTTATTTTAGAGGCTGGAAAGTATATCCAAGTTGGAGATAGTAATAATGGGTATAAATTAGATGGTACGACAGGATTAAGTAGATTGATAGGTGGTCAAGAGAAGAAAATACCTTCAATTTTACAAAGGGATATAGTAAGTTTTGATTCTAACGAGACACAAAAAGCTATCACCTTAAATCCTAATGCTTCATCAGAAAATTCTTATA harbors:
- a CDS encoding methyl-accepting chemotaxis protein; the encoded protein is MFPPISYDNSFLEYIRKPTRNKKIKVLAKIDGTNFYDISEYVQKITTNNKIELLEDPAIDNAKITVANKNNMFTKTQFNDVFDPSVGKFNGTVEQNYLNKEWEIKIYVEISNEDANKIAIPLFTGIKPVGGITEKHKKAEIVVKDILHYAINKELTYPLLYPNYTPNNIISDLLTRAGIAVENQDFQSLTTPFEVYITEENTTVWRNILKIIKGTQARFSVTPEGKVIYRTKIENFYDPDIALSIDADKIQEYELLGDQKYNKIKVESEGYKIDTYISKIINVELQDDENRTIKKGEIETFDFEYKSDFAKDVANTVFISYSSPNTEGIAYDSAFSLNDSDSNIKINKFDIRPDKLILEIENLNTSIDILIDALKLDGRQINKVSLENLVKVNNTGFPDKEYAIKSFYSTKAMLSNIADVAENLISKDIVFELSLNEFYPELYAGNLINLTLPEKGISNGTFIVNSVTHKIEGSTYKTNITITEYKDVVFNINDKEYEKINTGAAPGTGDQIDFIQGEVEELKGDVEDQKQKTDFLDSNAPAKPTNFSLQTQFLNKRSVIKMSCDENTETDLIGYEFQWSYDQINWNSIQSKDNLAQAEVQGNITVYARVRALDAEGNASLFTNILSVTTAKDSTAPATPTGISVTPNYAGVVFKLIQNTEEDFKEYKLTINTVEYVFSNNYIVISGLQPETTYNYSIVAIDYSENESTAATGSFTTERKAASEEAIDNINGNITNINTDINTINSDITSLNTNVSNINTDIDTIQVNINGMNTDITNINENITSIETTQGQIQTTVSNHGTRLDTAETDITTNASQITQNADEISSLVTKTGVNDLGETETLSSKISQNATSITSAVSRIDTAENDISNNNNAISTNATQITQNADNITQLVTKTGINNLGETETLISEITQNADNITSMVGILNSTPGATNQYTAIKQNADSITTAVSRIDTNETDISSNSSLITQNATSISSTVQRLNDVDGNGTSMENSISAIVQNADEISSTVEGIKYKYALSVPEGAIAYWSDSLFDKINGLTPEGYTETWQPYEKTLSTIAQHSDEISQRIVAKDMDTGEVLRNTELLISDGKIQVIASMFEVLGDAIVNGTISADKLSSLILEAGKYIQVGDSNNGYKLDGTTGLSRLIGGQEKKIPSILQRDIVSFDSNETQKAITLNPNASSENSYNVILNAVNFKYWDENFQTQQKRYLTQHVSNKNASGFVINAYTVISNTNIKRSDSVTISSDSTFTLVSNLLNILKARVVYSNLEFLYDYGTATSTTITISRSSSVNSTTFVTTQNITVNFGNGGSITKSKSINPSVDYLWEQKLVSLNTYPLDTGKINLGTFTGNESVKQISIDYGYLSNYNSSSHTQDDYIISFDSNLQGTIEVKVKTENYNGYEADLYAYIYKNSSLIKTVLIKSLDFEPDIVTNHPFDVYSVDYTKETKTAQNPSYTADLTDIWTGATKQSAEADIEYVVIGY